The Gavia stellata isolate bGavSte3 chromosome 15, bGavSte3.hap2, whole genome shotgun sequence region AACCTCATAGCGGGGCCATGAGCTCTGGCTGTGCCCAGAGTCATCCTCGTGGAGCTCAGCCACATCTTCATCCCAACAAAGATGGAACAAGGCTTCAGCTGAAACTGAAGTCAAGTTTCCAGTCAAGCAAACCCATGTTTTTCTTTACGTGAGagttcataattaaaaaaacaggttttgacagaagcatgcaaatattttgattaattttattttccctgggGAAATAACCTGGGGAAGCTGAGCTGTGTTTGTGGGTTGCTTTAAATTCATGGACTCCAGTCCTGCTCCATTGAATGGTGTCTtggggcaccccagggctgggtATCTTGGGGCACCCATTTGGGATCAGGCTTGGCTCAGCTTGGCACCCGATTCCCTTGTCCCTGTCACCCTGCAGAGACGTGGCACTGAGCATCGCCGCCTTGTCCTTCAACCTGTGGTTCACCAAACTCTCCTGCAAGGACTTCAGGCTGGTGAGTGCTGGCGCCGCGGCGCTGGGCATGCCGGAGATGACCGGGTTTCTAGAAAGgctttcttctctcctgccaGAACCAGGAGATTTCGGAGCAGCTGCTCTACATGCTCAGCAAATCGGTGACGCTGGAGGAGTTGGTGCTGGAAAACAGCGGGTTGAAAGCGTAAGCAGAGGCGTTGCAGGGCCCTGGTGTGGTGATGAGCAGGGTCTCGGCAGCCCGGTGGTGCTCCCTCCACATAAGTGGAGCAGGGGGTCCATGGACCCATGTGCCAGGGGGTGTTGGTGCCCCATCCCCTCCACAGCATGAAGCGCCCTGGGAGCAGAAACTTCCCATAGCCTGGAGGCCAGCGAACATCACCCACCCTTGGAGAtgctctgctctctcctgccGGCTCCTCAGATggagccagctctgccacatgggcaggagctggtggcacATCCCCATAAGTCTATGGGGTTGGTGGCCACGTCTCCTGGAGGTGGCTGCACCTCGCTCAGATGGGTGACCCTTCTCCCCACAGTGACTTCGTGCAGAGGGTGGCCCAGGCGCTCAGCAATCATCCCGACTCTGTCCTGCACACCATCAACCTTGCTGGCAACCAGCTGGAAGACAAGGGTACCCAACTTCTGGGGCGGGATGAGTTTCCACCCATGAAAACCGATGTTCAGCTCTGGATCCCACCGGCAGCTGCCCCCTGTGCCAGAGGCTGTAACTCGGGGTGGAACGGCCACCCGCTTGTGCTGGCACGGCCGCTCAGGGCTCTCTGCTCTTTCATCAGGGATTGTAGCCTTCAGCCGGCACGTGGAGAAGAGTCCCAAGGGTCTGCAGAGCCTCAGCTTGGCCAGGACGACACTCACTGCCAAAGGTGCAGCCCAGCACCCCGCTCCCTGCCTGGGTGCCGTGGGGAGGCTGGGCATGGCAGCACTTGGGGCCAAGCTGGCACCCAAGGGGTggctggaggggctgcagggacacccTGGAAAGGGCCTCTTCAAGGATGCGATGTCCTGCTGCCCGCTGGGGCAGTGTCCTGCTGCCCGCTGTAGGAAAGTGTCCCTTCCTCGGCTTCATGGCTCTCCCCGGTGCAGGGGACCCTTGGGCATCcatctctccccctctccttgAGCAGGGATGAGCACGTTATGCAAGGCCCTCGCAGATAACAAAGCCATCGGATCCTCCCTCCGGCACTTGGACCTCTCTGGaaaccccagcaccctggctgGGGACGACATCAGCGTGAGTGCCCGGGCTGCGATGGGGTGACATCACCCGGGCTCGGTCCCCTGGGGTCTGCGCCCTGCCTTGCAGCACCCCAGGGATGGGGAACTCATGGCTGCAACACCTTCCTGCCTAActgggagcagctgggggaTGCACTGGGGACATCCCAGTGGGAGGGTGGGAGATGCCACCGTGGAGCAAGGAGGCATCCCAGGAGCGAGCGGCACGGGACTGGGTCCCTCTGTGCTGGCTTCGTCCCTGTGCTCAGCAGGAGGGAGGGtgcaggctggagctgggatttctgggctgcagggtgctgggtggggggtGGGTCAGGGTCCTGGGCAAAGCCACTGAGCTCTCTCCGTCCACAGAACCTGCAGAGCCTCCTCCGCCAGTGCCACTCGCTCTCCTACCTCAGCCTGGCCGGCACGGACTGCCCTTTGGATGCTGTGAGTACCCACTCAGGGAGACTCGGCAGCGAGCCCCTGCCCTCAGTCCCCCTCCCAAAACTGTGCCACACTGCTGGGGGGTGCTGCCACCCCATCCTGGCTGGCACGGGGCTGCGGAGACAGGGCATGCGTGGGGCAGTGGGCAGCCAGCCCAGTGACGTCCCCCTCTGTGCCCTCTGCCATGGGCTGGTTGGGGGACTTGGGGttcagcaggaggaagaagggagcCCCAGCACGGGGCAGACCCCCTTAGCATCCCCCATAGCTCAACCCCCACCATCACCCATCCATCCCCGGGCTGTGTGAGGGGCCAAAGCACCGGCTGGGTCCTCCTTGACACGGCTCGCATCCCCACCCTGGCAGCTCTTTGGAGCCCTGGTCCACGGATGCCACACCAGCCTCGTCCATCTGGATGTCTCCAAAAACGTGTACTCCCACAAGTAagcccccggggggggcgggaaggggTGCGCGGTACCCGGGCAGGCGGCCGGTGCTGCGCAGTAGATGACGCCATGTTGTGCCCGTCCTTTCCAGGCGGGTAAAAACCATCTCCCCTGACATCAAGGAGTTTTTCAGCCAAGCCTGTGCCCTCAGGCACGTCTCCCTGGCGGGTACCAAGCTGCCAGCGGATGCCGTAAGGTGAGGTGGAGCTGTGAGTCCACCAAGGGGAATGGATTTGGGGTGAGCGTGGTCTGGGGGGGGACCTCGCTCGGGGCTTTGCATGTTGagagggctggtggggaggatGGATGGGGCTGTGAGAGACAGAGCTCTGGGAAGGATGTCTTTTCCAGCACCCCGCTCTCACTGCCTGGACCGTTGGGGGTGCCCCACGATGGGTGCTGGTGCCCTCGTTGCTTGCACCGATGGGTGGTTTTGACTTTTCCAGGGTGTTGCTGCAAGGGCTGGCAGACAACAGTCACATCAGTGACCTGCGCCTGGATCTTAGCAACTGCGAGGTGAGGggccagcacccatgggtgccgtCAGTCCAGCCAGGGGGTCCCATCGTGGCAGTCGAGGGGGCTTGTTCCCTGTGTGGGAAGGTCCGTGCCCTGTccgccgtggggctggggtgaCGTTCCCGACGGCAGGATCTCGTTTGCAGGGCTCGGCGCGTCCCCTTGTACTGATGTCTTGCTGTTTCTTCCAAGCTGAGATCAGCGGGGGCCCAAGTCATCCAGGATCTCATCCCCGACGCCAGCTCCATCAGCAACCTGGACTTGTCTGACAACGGTAGgttgctttttcccctcctgggaGATGATCTCCTCCATCTGTGGGTCCAGCAACCATGGGCTGTTTCACAGAGGCCAGCTCAATGCCAGCGCCTCGCGAGCTTGTAGGagtccccagggaggtgggtAGGATCTGCTGCGCTTGCCTGCCTCTTGAGCGCGCCGGCTAATGCAACATTAAACTGTACTTGTTACCTGTAAAAGTCCTTCAGCAGCAGACGCTGCAGCACTACAGGCTGCGTCTCATGGGGATGAAGGCACCCAACGGCCGGCAGTGGATTCCTGCCTGAGAACTTACCACCTCATCAGGCTTGTACGGCTTTTtacccccccaaaacaaccatGCCTCCGCCTTCCCTAAGGCAGGCAGTCCTTACATGTGCTATTCTCCCTCTGCTGATGTCCTTCCCAGCACGCCAGGCCTTTTCCATCACCTTCCAGCGTTGCATCCCACGGTGGGCAGCGGTGGTGGCCCTTGCCTCTCCCCTCGTTTAGAGGGAGCATCTCCAGCACGGGTTTGTGGGGTGACTTCTTcatcccctcctgcctcaggACTTGCCAAAAATTCTCATTTCACGTCTTTCTTGGTACGAGCCTCTTCAGCTCACTGAATCCGAGGTGGTCTTGCGTTGCTAGCTCAGGGTTTGAAGCACTGAAAAGGTCTCCCTGGGCTGAAACTcttcccacctctctgcaggTGTTTGCAGCCTCTGCTGCTAACCGTGTCCTGCTGTGGGCGAGCAATCCTAATTATCACAAACATCACCTCTGCCAACTCTTAATTTCACCTAAAAGGCCCCAAACCTTAAAGCAGCCTTGCTAAGATCTCACAGCAGACCATGCAGCTCCCCGACAGCCTGATGGCTCTGGGAAATCTGACCTGGTTTGGAGTCCTTCAAAAACTTCTTCAGGCCACCAATGCTCCAAAAGCTCTCTCTCTCACCCAAAATCTCCAGCCAACCTTTGCCAAAATATGCTTCTCTTTTTGGCTTTCCCTTtagagcagctctgtgcaggAGGGACAGTCCCGTAGGTGGGTCTTGGTGCCTCTTGCCCACGGCTGGGCGAGCAGATCCCTGCCCACATCCCTCGGGGAAGGATATCACCTTGCCAAATTTCCCTGGGGATGGTGCAGCCGTGAGGATGGgagtgcaggcagctgcctgcaagcTGTGAGAACTCCCACCACCCTGGACAACATGGGAGGCGGGTGATGGAGGGCACATCCCTGCGGGATGGCAGAAAGCAAGCGCCGTCTCTAGCTCCGTAAGCGCTCCCCGGGGCTCAGCACAGCCTTGGCACCCCAAATAGAAGGATTCCTCAGAGCGGGTGCTCCTTCCCTGGAGTCACTCCTCGGGTACCTTGGCTCTGCACAGGTCTTTGGACTCCTTGGGGGAGCCgtgaagaggaggaagatgctCAGGAGTTGCCCTGGGCATCTCTCCACCATCCCACGGTGGCAGTTGGTGGCTCTGCGGGTCTCCTGTGAGGGACCCCGTTGGTGCCACCTCTGTGGACTGCTTGGAGCATCCCAGTGGGCGTCTCCCATCTCTCGCAGGCTTCGACCCTGACATGGTGACGCTGGTGCTCTCCATCGGCAGAAGCAAGTCCATTAGGCATGTCTCTCTGGGGAAAAACTTCAACATCAAATCCAAGTAAGTGCAAAGCCTCAGCACCCGGGCCAGGAGTCATCCCGGCACCAGGCACCCGCCTCGGCTCTCTCTCCCCATCCAAAGGCCATAGGCAGGTCGGCAATGCCAGGCATTGCCTGCCCATCCTGCCTGCTCCAACCCAACGGGGAGCCTGGGGCAGTGGCGGGGACTGTCACCTGCTCCTGGCGCAGTCCCTAAGGGACCGCAGGCGCTGCAGGGACAGGTCACAGCCTCAGGCAAGAGCGGGAGGGAGGAcagagctctgccagctgccccCGTGGCCCCGGGGGGATGCGTGAAGGGGATGTACCGGTAACCCCCTCACACCTCTCCCGCAGGGAGGGGCTGTTGGACGTCCTGCACCGCATCGTCCAGCTCACCCAGGAGGATGACTGCGTAAGTCCGGCTTGCCCTCAACCACCCCAACCATCTCACCCATGCTCTCGGTCGCCCTCCGCCACCGCCGTGCAGCCTCCGTGCCAGGGTGCCGTCCAGCTCCcgcccagcacaggctgggagcAAAACCTCTCTCCTTCCCGCTGCCATTCAAATCCTTCTGCtcttattttcctctgtctGAAGCAGATGCTCCGACAGGGAAGCGAGAGCTGTTCCCATTCATCTGGGAAAGCGGGAGCCTGTGTCTGGCTAAAGGCACAGAGGAGATGCTTGGTGTAacctggctgcagcccagctttccaaaaaaacctctttcctCCTGGCTGCCTGCCAGGCATCGGAGCTAAATCAAGGGTGTTGCCTAAGCACCCGTTGCCCTCCTGTTTCTTGGCGTTCAACATGACTTGGGCTCTCCAAAACCAGCACCAAGTGCCCGCAGCTGCTGCCAGCGCAGTGGCTGCCGGACGGGGATGGAGGCCATGTCTGCAAGGGTGGCACACTTCCTGACATGTGTCCTGGCCACCTCTCCCCCTCCTTGTCCCCTTTCTAGCCTCTCCAGTCCCTGTCCGTGGCCGAATCGCGCCTCAAGCTGGGAACCAACGTCCTGCTGAGCGCCCTGGGCAGTAACACCAGCCTCATCGCTCTGGACATCAGCGGCAACGCCATGGGGGACACGGGGGCCAAGATGCTGGCCAAGGCCCTGCAGATCAACACAAAGCTCAGGTAGCAGCAGGTCCACATCACCTTGTGGGTCCCCTTCCCACCTTGTGCTGGGTGGCCCTGATATGGTGGTCCTGGTTGTGATGCTGATGCCATCAAAGGAGGCTTATCATGGCTCCTGGTGACCACGGATGTGGCCCTGGACCGTTCCTGGCGCACCGTCAGATGCTGTGACCGTACCTTGCTCTCACGGCAGATATCTGGCAGTGGACATGTGAAGGACAAGAGAGCAGCTCAatccctgccccagcacttGCCAGCTCTTTGCCAGGCTCCTGCATAGCCCGGGATGCTGCAGCTGGACCCTTGCAGTCACTGTCCTCACCCCACGCTCTGGCATCAGTTcctaaaatgccattttttgaCCACTTTGTGCCTGCAAAGGCAAGGCAGGGGACGGGGAAGGGTCTCCCAGCCAGGGCTGTTCCTCTGGGGGACGTCTGCCTCTGCCAGCAGGATGGTGCCTGACCGTGTCCTCCCTGCCCTTCACTCCTTCCAGGCACCCACGTACTTTAGAGCTCCTTGCAAAGTCTAAGTTTAGGTTTTGAATATTGAGATTCAGATTTTTAACCCCATTTCTAGGCTTTCTGGTGCCTGGGGTCAGCCTTGGGCTCAGTCTTCCTGGCACCCGATGGGTGGGCACCCACCTCGGGGCTGCgtgagtgcgggcagggctcACTCGTGTCCTTCTCTTTGCAGGACCGTGGTTTGGGACAGGAACAACACAACCGCCCATGGGCTCCTGGAGGTGGCTCAAGCTTTGGAGAGGTAAGGAAGGAGCCACTTGGTCCCCCTGGCTTGTTACTGCCATGGAAAAGAGCTTCTGGCACCACCAGGATGTCACCGTCCCCAGGGCCTCTTGTCCCCTTGAAGCAGCAAGTGCATCACGCAGTTGCATACAGGTCCCAAGGGAATTGGTCCACAGCGTGGGCCTTACAGCCAGCAAAACAACCTGCCACCCGTTGGGTGATGGCACCTTTGTTAGCAGCCTCAGGGTCTCCCCTGGGCTCTGCATCCCAACCCAACACAGCCCCTTGTCACCCAAGGCAGCCCCCAGCGAGCACGGGGGGGTCTGCTGGTGGTGGAGATGCGatgctcctctcctccctgcccgtGAAAGATGGGTGGAAGTTGTCCACCTGCAGAACGCACCGTCAGGTCTGGTGTTCAGCCGTGCAGGTTCTCCAGAGGTCTGAAGAAAGAGGGGTGGACGGAGAGCCTGGGTGGGCCGTCGCTGCTGCCCCATGGGGGTTTGCTGTTGGCCAGAGTTTGGCCATCCCCATCTCCAAGGCTGGACCTTGGGGCAATGTCCAGGCTGCCGTTGGGTGGGCTCTGGGCCGATGTTATGTCCGTGGGGAAATGTACGGTGGGGATGGGCCTCGCAAGGCTGACGAGGGGTCTGGCAGCACCCGCTCATCCCCACGCTGCCTCGCAGGAATTACACCCTCAAGTCCATGCCCTTGCCGATGAGCGATGTGGCGCAGGCGTACCGCAGCAACCCGGAGAAAACGGAGGAGGCGGTGCACAAGGTGGGGGGGACGCAGGCTGGGGAGCACGTGGGGCTGGGTGCCACCAACACCGGTAGCTCATGGCCTTTcgcctgctgcagctccagtCCTGCCTGACGAGGAACCAGCTGCGGCACACGCTGCCCGCGCAGACCTTCCGGCTGCAGCAGGGCATCCTCACCACCTCTTCCGAACAGGTTTGCCGGCCAGATTGCTGCATGgggctgccctcccctgccccaaacaACCCTGGCTAGCTCTTGTGAGCTCTTGCAAGCAGCACAAACCCCTTTTCACCTTTTCTGAGCGGCGGGCTGAGAGTGGGGCCAGGCAGAAAAGATTCTCTCCAAGGAGCCCTCCTGGTTGCATCCATGCGTTTCATGCATATGCAACACTGGGATATCTCGCTGCTACGCTACCCCACGCAGCGTGTTCCCAGCTCCCTGTGCATGCTCGCAAGCAAATCCCCGTCATGTGGCATCCCTGATTACTAggcagggatgctctgggggcTGTAACCTGCCTGTGCTCCGGCTTGCCCCATCGGGCAGTGCCAGCACATCCTTCTCCTGGAAAGTCACGGCAAGGAGGGGaactggcagtgctgctccGGCGTCGGTGCGTGATGCAGCCTCTCCGCGCTCCAGATGGTGAATGAGATCTGCCTGAGCGTGCAGAAGCATGTCGACATCCTCAGCGCCTGCCCGGGCAGGGAGACGGAGGCGGACATCCTCTGCGCGGAGGAAGCCATCAGGAATGCCAACCTCTCCGTCAGCGTGAGTCCATCGCATGGGGAAATCCCTCAACTCGCCCGGCTTCAATTCAGGATCGAAGCGGGTTATTGATTAGTTAATGACATAACTAACCAGCAGTCAGGGAACACCGGAATCGTCAGTGCAACCAATGCACACCACTGAGCTCTTGCGAAATGTTAAAGAACAGCTGCGTATTTCTGAATCCCCTTCTAGAACAAGTCCCAAAATATTCTTAATCCCCCCCCCCATCCACACAGGTGTGTGCATACACCCTGGGAACTGGGGGTTACAAGCGCACCCCCTCTTCAGCAAGGGCACCTTGCCATTCGTGCCCTCCTCCTTCTTCGGGGAGGTGGGTGCTCCAGATTTGGGCACACCCTGCAACCCACGGATGCCCACACTGGTGAGGAGCactccccccatccctccttgggacacccccatcccaccccgACTGGATGCAGCCCAGCGATGAGGATGCTCCATCAGCCCATGATGAAGGCCACCACGTTGGCTGAGCCGCTCCTGGCACTGACAGCCCTGGTTTGATCCTCCTGGTTCCGCTTCTCTCTCCCCATCgcaccttttccttctcctcctctacTTCTCTTCAAACCatcaccttttcctttttcccaacTTTCTTGGCACCCCGCTGCGTATTAATCCGGTGGAGATAGGATTTAAGAGGACAATGCCGATGGTGGAAAGGTGGTGAAAGGGACAGGAAAGGATCTCCACTGATGtgggcagcagcatcctgggTGCAGAGCGGGAAGGAGGGTCGGTGGGTGGTGGGGAGCAGTTGAGGATCCAGCTGGGAGGACACGGGGACCGCGAAGGGCCAGGATGCCCAACCCTGGCCCAGCAAAGCCAGAAGGTCACCGGGTCCCCCCCAGCTGACGCTGGCAATGCTCTTCCACGGGGCAGCCACGGATGCACTGCTGAGCGTGGAAGGGTGGAAAGCAAGGATGAGGCGCCACGGAATGATCCACATTGTCTCTCTTCCCATGGCAGATCCTGCCGCTTTTGTACGAAGCGGGAAACACCCCGTACCAGAACAGCAAGCTGCAGCACAAGCTGGAGTGTCTCACGGAGGAAGCGTCGCAGACCTGCGGCCGGGAGATCCAGGTGGGCACCCGTGGGGAGCTGCCGGCAACATGGGATGCTCATCAGCATCGGCCCGAGGATGAGGGACATGATGTCTCCTGGAAACCACGTGAATCCTGATAGAAAAGACACCAAAacctcccctttcctccccaaaCTTCAGGCGATCATGCAGGCAGCGCTGGACACGGCGCACAGCCTCTGCCCGGCCGTGGTGCAGAAGAGCGGGGTCAGGGACCAGCTGGTCAACGCCATGTCGGAGCGGATCTACCTCCAGGACCACCTCAACCTCAGCGCCGTCCTGGACCAGATGATCACCGATGTCTTCAGCAAGCTGAAGTGGGTGACGTCCCGTTCTTCCTTCTCGCTCGGCAGCGGGCTCTCGCTCACGGGGCCGGATGGGGATTCTGGGGGCTCCCTACCAACTGCTCCCCTCCCCACGTGGTGGTGGTGTGCTGGGTCTTGCTGCTGCGTTTTCCCAGCTGTGGCTTTGCTTCCCATTCAGAGCCAGTTCGGATGTGTCCACAGGGAGCTGGGAAGTCCCATAGGGTGACATTCCTGCAGGCACATCCCCgtggctggcagaggggagccCCAAGCATCGATGGGGGGGAAGCGCTTGGCATTCTCCATCCTAGCCAgttcctgctccagcagcacgCACCCAGCGAACCGGAGCCCAGGGCATGTCCTGGGTGCCCCTCTGGGTGCCACGGCCGAGCATCCATCTCCCCAGCAAGGCTCTCCCTGCGGGGGCTGGCCCCAGAGCTTGCAGGGGCTGTGGCCCTGACACCCCTCTCTCCACTCCCAGTGAAATCAAGCTGTCCGTCACAGCCGCCGTGGCCGACTGCATCGTGGATGCCGTGCTGGGAGACCTGACCGTCGCCCAGTGCAAGCTGGTGAGTGCCGGGGGTGCCAGCCCCTGCGGAATGGGGATGTGGGATGGGGGTCCGGGTACCCCAGCATTGCCCAGGCACCAGCCAACGCCCTGACCATGGATTTGCTGTCTGGGAAGGAGGACAATTCCCACCCAGGCTGGTTTTCCTCCCAGGTAATCCTCTCCTGGAGCAGTCGCTGCAGCATTAATGTCCTGAGCGAATTCCGGGAGCTGCTGTGTGGTGGGGGGTGCCGGGGTGAAGCCGGGCACCGGCCGCTTGTGCACCGGGGCAGGCGTGGGGCAGCTGCGCTGGGGCCGGCAGCCGGCTAATCAGGCCTAAATCCGCTCGCAAATCCCGGGTAGGGAGTGGAGCAGCACGGAGCACGCAGGGCGGCCGGGCGTGCTTCAGCCCCTGGGATACTTTAAGCGCTTCCTAATGGTTTTAGGCAGAGAGCCTCCCCAAGCAGGGTCTCGACCTCCCggtgctgctgccagagccGGCTGAGGATGATGCCGCCGCGCTGGCGAGGGGCAGGAATCCTCCGGACCTCGCCGTGGAGGAGGTAGGGTCTGACCCTGCTGCCGCCGCGTGAAGCCCGCGTTATAACTGCCTTTTATCCGCCTTACCGGATGATGCCGGGCTTAACGCCGCAGCCTCTCCGGGCGCACgcacccccggcacccccccAAGGGCAGCGCTAAGGCAATTAGTGCTGGGAAATGGGACCGTTAGCCTGCCTGGCcgtgctgcctgccctgccggCACCGGGAGCATGTCCTTGCCGTGGCCCGGGCTGGCCCTGGCTGCACGTGGTCCCTCTGGCTGGCCATTGCTTCGGGACTGGGGGTCCAGCGCAGCGTGGGGTCCCAGCCGGGAAAGCATCCGATCCGGCATCGGGGGTGGTTTTGGTGCCGGATCAAgatgaggggctgggggcgatGGAGGGTTTGCACCCATCAGCGGGCGAAGCCTGGCTGGCTCTGGCTGCCACGGGATGCTGCTCGCCGCGGCCGGCTTGTCAACGCCAAAGCCACCGccatccctctctccctgcagtACAAGATGGCCCTGCGGAGGAAAAACAAGCATTTCAGGAGCATTCGGCCCACGCCAACTGTGAGAAGTAAGGTCATGGCGCGGCTTTCCCTTTGCCACGGCTCGGTGTGTGCCATGCCGTCTTTGCCGGGGCGTGGCAGGAGTTGGGGGGCTCGCCGCAGCGATgtggggggctgctgggcagagCCATCCGCGATGGTGCTACAGGCTGcgggcagagcctggcagggATCTGGCCCCTGCGGAGAGCTCTTTCCGGTGCCGTGGCACGGGTCTGCAGGCAAAGCTCACCTTGAGCTTACTCTCGTGCTGTTTTTGGGGGGACTGGCTGGCTCAGCCCCCACCAGTAGCTGGGTAAATGCCCTAAGCTCCCTCCCCACATAGCCAGGCAGGGGTGGGAGGTTGGTCCATGACTCCGGATGCCGTGGCATCTCCCCCCACCATCCCAGGGACCACCCTGGGCACGAGCATCACCaacccaccccctgccccagggaccTGGCACAGGGGAGGAGACGTTGCCCACGGGTGGTCCTGAGCTGCCCCAGGCTTCTCGGCTGCCGGTGTTGCCCCACTGCGCCCTGCGTGCcggctttggggggggggggcaggatcctggggggccgggggcaaTGAGCAGCTGATGGGCGACTTCTGCTTTTCGGGGCTTTGGCTGTGATGCGTATTCGGCTTTGGCTGAAGCAGAACTCATGCCGGACCTCAGCGCCTGGCACCCAGGTGTCCCCAGGGGACCCCCGATGTCCCCAAGCCCAGCAGCATCCTGACCCCCATCCAGCGGGTAACCGGGCTGGGGGGGTGGCGGTGAGGAGCTGTCTGCAGAGCGAAGCCGGTTGTGTTTGAGGGTGCCGCTCGCCGGGCCAGCGCTGGCAGAGTTTGTGCCATACCGCCGCTGCTGGCTGCGAGGGTCAGCTCGGTCCCTGCCGCAGCatcccccccgcacccccccatACACCAAACCTCCGGGGACCATTGCAGGCTCCGGCTACGCCGCAAAGCCGCTGCCTCGGGGGGCCGCCGCGCAAGCTCTCGGTGGGCACGGCCGCGCTCCCCTCCCCGCGGCGTGGCACGGCACAAGCCAGCGCCCCGCCAACCCTCGGCGCGTGGGCGAAGGCGATGGCGGCGACGATGGGGAGGCCTGGCGAGGCCGGGTGCCAACCGGGGCCCTCTCACCCCTCGTAGGTGTCTCGGAGCTGGAGCCGGTGGCGGATAAGGACGCCAGCGGACTCCGAGCTCACCGGGCGCCGCCGTCACTcagccccgccgcgccgccggcaCGCCCTGCCTCCACAAAGGATGCTGAGCCTGCGAGCTGCTCGCTCCCCTCCACGCAGCCTGCCACCGCCACCACCGCCGGATCCCTTATGGACCTGCCGACCGCCGGCGAGAAGCTGGAGCATTGCACCAAAGCCAGGCCCCGGCCCAACCGCCGGCACAAGCAACCGCCCAGCAAGCCGAATGTaagggggtgtgggggtggtGGGCAAGGGGTAGGGGggtggatttggggggggggggtgtcccttttttttttattttacagttggGTGAATTATCGCAGTCGGGGTTTGTCGCGAGGCAGGAAAATGAGATGCGCGGAGCCGCGGCTGGTTTATTATCCCGCATTTCAGCTGCTGCCGGAGCCTCCTCCTCGGAGGGGGGCAGCCCGAAAGGATgggcaggggggctggggggggccagGGAAATCATCCATCCCCTTTCCTGCTGCCCGCTGGGAGATGCGGAGCGGTGAGAGCCGGCAGAGAGGC contains the following coding sequences:
- the CARMIL2 gene encoding LOW QUALITY PROTEIN: capping protein, Arp2/3 and myosin-I linker protein 2 (The sequence of the model RefSeq protein was modified relative to this genomic sequence to represent the inferred CDS: deleted 2 bases in 1 codon) — translated: MAASPGGIPAELQEGITAFLGTKKVLLVMSVQLQVKSKYDDYILVLTPWRAYVLPVMLPVRVHSSFSFLEVREMTVREPSLVVIEMDATSYAFRFMSFDDLEQVVIHVTMSLKKVFPDSSPGMLLKNSPPNLYERIRRITDSLEEMLQNSPGPCGGFSETYAALCDYNGFTFREEIQWDVDNIYHSQDCREFNLLDFSHLESRDVALSIAALSFNLWFTKLSCKDFRLNQEISEQLLYMLSKSVTLEELVLENSGLKADFVQRVAQALSNHPDSVLHTINLAGNQLEDKGIVAFSRHVEKSPKGLQSLSLARTTLTAKGMSTLCKALADNKAIGSSLRHLDLSGNPSTLAGDDISNLQSLLRQCHSLSYLSLAGTDCPLDALFGALVHGCHTSLVHLDVSKNVYSHKRVKTISPDIKEFFSQACALRHVSLAGTKLPADAVRVLLQGLADNSHISDLRLDLSNCELRSAGAQVIQDLIPDASSISNLDLSDNGFDPDMVTLVLSIGRSKSIRHVSLGKNFNIKSKEGLLDVLHRIVQLTQEDDCPLQSLSVAESRLKLGTNVLLSALGSNTSLIALDISGNAMGDTGAKMLAKALQINTKLRTVVWDRNNTTAHGLLEVAQALERNYTLKSMPLPMSDVAQAYRSNPEKTEEAVHKLQSCLTRNQLRHTLPAQTFRLQQGILTTSSEQMVNEICLSVQKHVDILSACPGRETEADILCAEEAIRNANLSVSILPLLYEAGNTPYQNSKLQHKLECLTEEASQTCGREIQAIMQAALDTAHSLCPAVVQKSGVRDQLVNAMSERIYLQDHLNLSAVLDQMITDVFSKLNEIKLSVTAAVADCIVDAVLGDLTVAQCKLAESLPKQGLDLPVLLPEPAEDDAAALARGRNPPDLAVEEYKMALRRKNKHFRSIRPTPTVRSKVLRGPLQAPATPQSRCLGGPPRKLSVGTAALPSPRRHGTSQRPANPRRVGEGDGGDDGEAWRGRVPTGALSPLVGVSELEPVADKDASGLRAHRAPPSLSPAAPPARPASTKDAEPASCSLPSTQPATATTAGSLMDLPTAGEKLEHCTKARPRPNRRHKQPPSKPNVQPVACENSEDRSITRVDEGLEDFFAKRLIPEELPPTAPETCPGSAPLAPSGSRTLKKKIGNFFAFKKPKSSRGSRCEKEPEGGPAAPRSRRSMLSDILRAPSKAGEAGKPLSKSEEGGLAAEPRAEPEHCQTPDSARRIRPKYSREGKSQSLILLSGEDEDALGVRHDKKRHLEKSEGELPGSFEQRVQVMLHRIGVTKGPAAEGKKQQSKDSEIKKAGSDGDIVDSSADSPPSLKARTHSMSTDAPFRSSAAAMEPSAGVAEPRPAWKALGRQLPAEPQGTSSDQPRRSFILAEPSWLPEPGGREGWSSSLPRPGRSVPTALPRRVSHGGEVGAGSPLPTAPNTEDNRLTPWLAAPRGTGRRAVSVHEEQLREPECPAELGAGTVPPRLRRSPVFKRRTKHDSLPEPEGKPRPSSDAAGATLQDWPRAGLEEPQTGAGTEGERPQALAQTVANAQDSAAVDQRRPVPGRGEPALGQ